In the genome of Drosophila subpulchrella strain 33 F10 #4 breed RU33 chromosome 2L, RU_Dsub_v1.1 Primary Assembly, whole genome shotgun sequence, one region contains:
- the LOC119548817 gene encoding restin homolog isoform X3, whose amino-acid sequence MSDETGDSGGATAPLPSPANADTEPGATASKIPGPSRSNIPTPAASATGIPQPSKMKAPSNFGSTGSVSKIGRPCCNHTTPKSGPPPRDTASMSRESDDNLSSINSAYTDLYQETVRRFTRSSLSPTSDWDRFSPARRSLKSEAGSRTSYDYYLEATGRRRSSDHNSAVLTANTEQFIIGQRVWLGGLRPGQIAYIGETHFAPGEWAGVVLDEPNGKNDGCVSGKRYFQCEPKRGIFSRLTRLTTYPMSGAQTPTSPLAKNSPDRSRTVSPTASIRSSMLRSPGIGGKNGMAVGDRVIVSSGFGSRPGILRYLGETQFAPGNWCGVELDEPSGKNDGAVDDIRYFECKPKYGVFVPIAKVSLSPSSKKTRLSRTGSRESLTSIGTMNSIATTATSRMRMNAQDLLREKQQHVEQLMVERDLDREDAQNQALQLQKNINELKARIVELESALGDERKKSEELQFSVDEAQFCGDEMNAQSQVYKEKIHDLETKITQLVSATPSLQSIPPPPPDDSAFKEEIAKLQEKLNTQQKETESRIAEQLEEEQRLRENVKYLQDQNATLQSELLSKDEALEKFSLSESGLENLRRELALLKEENEKQAEEAQAVFSRKLTEKSELLEKITSELQSLKAVSDSLESERVNKTDECEILQTEVRMRDEQIKELSQQLDELTTQLNVQKADSSALDDMLRLQTAGSDEKSTLLEKTEKELNQFKEEALKNQQEKEQLEKQLTELKQLAEQEKLVREKAETEINQIKLEKVNIEQQLALKETELENFQKKQSETQAHLQENKDLINQKDLKLIESGESLKQLQLQLDEKTKVQDKLLADLEELKKNQETVLIKKDQDLQQLQAKSTELEGSLKSTQEQLEQLQQQAAASGEEGSKNLAKLQEEISQLKAHAEKTQSELKSSQSDVEAKTKQLQLANGSLEEEAKKLVNLQEQITKLKAEVEETQSALSSSHTDVESKTKQLEAANAALEKVNKDYAESRAEASHLQDQVKEITDTLHAELLAERSSSSDLHTKLSKFSDELATGQKELTSKADAWSQEMLQKEKELQELRTQLQDSQDNQTKLKAEGERKEKSLEESIKNLQEQLAKSKAENQELSTGTQETIKELQERLEISNAEIQHKEKMATEDTQKIADLKTLVEAIQVANANISATNEELSTVLEVLQAERSETNHIFELFEMEADMNSERLIEKLTGMKEELKDTHLQLDEQQKKYQDLELKLEQTQQSEQTLQQESLTSKEQLKELQQSLVEVQDSLKQKEELVQKLEGQLKETSTKLEGQSTSSQEVQLKLEEAEKNKKNLQEESAKLIEQLQALQKTQSELSESLKKKDELVQSLEEKLKESNTQLETQNSATKETQVKLEEAQQREKALQEEAAKLNGELQQVQQANGEVRDSLVKVEELVKVFEEKLQAATAQLEGQQATNKELQELLVKSQETEGNLQGESLAITEKLRQLEQANGELQESLSNKEKSLTDFENKLQESNSLLEGQKKSHNELQDKLEKAQERERNLQEETSKLAEQLSQLQLKNEELQKSLQQKQSLLEKGNEFDTQLAEYQKVIDEMDDSASVKSKLLEQLQNRVVELEAALHKANEAQKTANQETKELRRQLESLESEKTREILTLKTQMNGAGSRSGKGDELESLDTETSLAKINFLNSIIADMQQKNDALKAKVQTLETMPMDFTKPHAFDVLTKRKPAPRLFCDICDEFDQHETEDCPIQASEDRDYSPPPSEANNNEKERKLPAPRKYCDSCEVFGHDTSECADDETF is encoded by the exons ATGAGTGATGAGACGGGCGATTCGGGCGGGGCAACAGCCCCACTTCCATCGCCAGCTAATGCGGATACGGAACCAGGAGCTACTGCCTCCAAAATACCAGGTCCAAGCAGATCCAATATTCCCACGCCCGCTGCTTCAGCTACCGGAATCCCGCAGCCCAGCAAAATGAAGGCGCCATCCAATTTCGGATCTACCGGGTCTGTTTCCAAAATCGGAAGACCCTGCTGCAATCACACAACCCCTAAATCTGGGCCACCACCAAGAG acaCCGCCAGCATGAGTCGTGAAAGCGATGACAATTTAAGTTCGATCAATTCGGCTTATACAG ATCTCTATCAAGAGACTGTCAGGCGCTTTACGCGATCTTCGCTCTCACCCACATCCGATTGGGATCGCTTTTCGCCCGCTAGACGTTCGCTAAAATCGGAGGCTGGAAGTCGCACATCTT ATGATTATTATCTAGAGGCCACTGGGCGACGTCGCAGCTCAG ATCACAACAGCGCAGTGCTGACAGCAAATACAGAGCAGTTCATCATTGGCCAGCGGGTTTGGCTTGGTGGCCTTCGTCCCGGACAGATTGCCTACATTGGCGAAACACACTTTGCACCCGGCGAATGGGCGGGCGTGGTCCTGGATGAACCAAATG GTAAAAACGATGGCTGTGTGTCGGGCAAAAGATACTTCCAGTGCGAGCCGAAACGCGGCATTTTCTCACGCCTCACACGTCTTACCACATATCCCATGTCTGGGGCCCAGACACCGACTTCTCCCTTGGCCAAAAACTCCCCGGACAGATCGCGCACAGTCTCCCCAACTGCGAGTATTCGTAGCTCTATGCTTCGCAGTCCAGGCATTGGTGGCA AAAACGGAATGGCTGTGGGCGATCGTGTGATTGTCTCCTCTGGATTTGGCAGTCGTCCTGGTATTTTACGCTATTTGGGTGAGACACAATTCGCTCCTGGCAATTGGTGCGGCGTGGAATTGGATGAGCCAAGCGGCAAGAACGATGGAGCTGTGGATGATATAAG ATACTTCGAGTGCAAGCCCAAGTACGGGGTGTTTGTACCTATAGCGAAGGTTTCGCTATCGCCGTCTTCGAAGAAAACGCGTCTTTCGAGGACCGGATCACGGGAGTCCCTCACCTCGATCGGCACCATGAACAGCATCGCCACCACGGCCACGTCGCGCATGCGCATGAATGCTCAG GATCTGCTGCGCGAGAAGCAACAACATGTGGAGCAGCTGATGGTGGAGCGCGATTTGGACCGCGAGGATGCCCAGAATCAGGCGCTGCAGCTGCAGAAGAACATCAACGAG CTAAAGGCAAGAATTGTTGAATTGGAGTCGGCATTGGGAGATGAACGAAAGAAATCGGAAGAGTTGCAGTTCTCTGTAGACGAAGCACAGTTTTGTGGCGATGAAATGAAT GCTCAGTCCCAGGTCTACAAAGAAAAAATCCACGATCTGGAGACGAAAATCACACAGCTGGTGTCCg CCACTCCCAGTCTGCAGAGTATACCACCACCGCCGCCAGATGATAGTGCCTTTAAGGAGGAAATTGCTAAACTGCAGGAAAAGTTAAATACTCAGCAGAAGGAAACGGAATCCCGGATCGCCGAGCAgctggaggaggagcagcgGCTGAGGGAAAATGTAAAGTACCTGCAAGATCAAAATGCCACTCTTCAGTCAGAGCTGCTTTCCAAGGATGAGGCCCTTGAAAAATTCTCCCTCTCAGAAAGTGGACTAGAAAATCTCCGAAGGGAACTTGCGCTGCTCAAGGAAGAAAACGAAAAACAAGCTGAGGAGGCACAAGCTGTTTTCTCTCGAAAACTGACCGAAAAATCGGAACTGCTGGAAAAAATCACCTCCGAATTGCAGAGCCTGAAGGCAGTCTCCGATTCTCTGGAAAGCGAAAGGGTTAACAAAACTGATGAATGCGAGATTCTTCAAACCGAAGTCCGCATGCGGGATGAGCAAATCAAGGAGCTAAGTCAACAACTCGATGAGCTAACCACCCAATTAAATGTACAAAAAGCAGATAGTTCGGCTCTGGATGATATGCTACGGTTGCAAACGGCTGGAAGTGATGAGAAATCGACCCTTTTAGAGAAAACCGAGAAGGAGCTAAATCAATTTAAAGAAGAGGCTTTGAAAAATCAACAGGAAAAAGAGCAACTTGAAAAGCAATTAACTGAATTAAAGCAATTGGCGGAACAAGAAAAACTAGTCAGAGAAAAGGCTGAAACTGAAAtcaatcaaataaaattagaaaaaGTAAACATAGAGCAGCAATTGGCCTTAAAAGAAACTGAACTTGAGAACTTCCAAAAGAAACAGTCTGAAACACAGGCTCATCTTCAGGAAAACAAGGATCTGATTAACCAAAAAGATCTAAAATTAATTGAATCTGGTGAATCCCTTAAACAACTGCAACTTCAACTGGATGAGAAAACTAAAGTTCAAGATAAACTCTTAGCTGACCTGGAAGAGCTGAAGAAAAATCAGGAAactgttttaattaaaaaggatCAGGATCTACAGCAGCTTCAGGCGAAGTCAACTGAGCTCGAAGGATCTCTAAAGTCCACTCAAGAACAATTAGAGCAACTTCAGCAACAGGCAGCCGCATCTGGAGAAGAGGGTTCCAAGAATTTGGCCAAATTGCAGGAAGAGATTAGTCAGCTTAAGGCCCACGCTGAGAAAACTCAATCCGAGCTAAAATCTAGCCAATCGGATGTGGAAGCCAAGACAAAACAATTGCAGTTAGCCAATGGAAGTCTAGAAGAGGAGGCCAAGAAGTTGGTCAATCTGCAGGAACAGATTACCAAACTTAAAGCCGAAGTGGAGGAGACCCAGTCAGCTCTCAGTTCAAGTCATACGGATGTGGAATCCAAAACTAAGCAATTGGAGGCAGCCAATGCTGCTCTTGAAAAAGTCAACAAG GACTACGCGGAATCGCGAGCGGAAGCTTCCCATCTGCAAGATCAGGTCAAGGAGATCACTGATACACTTCATGCTGAGCTACTGGCTGAACGATCCTCCTCCAGCGACCTACATACCAAACTCTCCAAGTTTTCGGATGAATTAGCCACCGGTCAAAAGGAACTGACCAGCAAAGCCGATGCCTGGAGCCAGGAGATGCTGCAGAAGGAAAAGGAACTGCAGGAGTTGCGAACGCAACTTCAAGACAGCCAAGACAACCAGACAAAACTGAAAGCAGAGGGAGAACGGAAGGAGAAATCTCTAGAAGAATCTATCAAGAATCTTCAGGAACAACTAGCCAAGTCTAAGGCGGAAAATCAAGAACTGAGCACTGGCACGCAGGAGACCATCAAGGAGCTTCAGGAGCGTCTGGAAATCAGCAATGCCGAGATTCAACACAAAGAGAAAATGGCCACTGAAGATACGCAGAAGATAGCTGATCTTAAAACGCTTGTGGAAGCCATCCAGGTGGCTAATGCCAACATATCGGCCACCAACGAAGAGCTCTCTACCGTACTGGAAGTGCTTCAAGCGGAAAGGAGTGAAACAAATCACATATTCGAGCTTTTTGAAATGGAGGCAGATATGAACTCAGAGCGACTAATCGAAAAACTAACTGGTATGAAGGAGGAGCTGAAGGATACCCATCTTCAACTGGATGAGCAGCAGAAAAAGTACCAGGACCTGGAGTTGAAACTAGAGCAAACGCAGCAAAGTGAGCAGACTTTGCAACAGGAATCCTTGACTTCCAAGGAGCAACTAAAGGAACTACAACAGTCCCTCGTAGAAGTTCAAGACTCTCTTAAGCAAAAAGAGGAACTTGTCCAGAAATTGGAAGGTCAGCTTAAGGAAACCAGTACCAAATTAGAAGGTCAATCAACTTCCTCTCAGGAAGTCCAACTAAAACTTGAAGAAGCTGAGAAGAATAAAAAGAACTTACAAGAGGAGAGTGCCAAATTAATCGAACAACTGCAGGCGCTACAAAAAACCCAGTCGGAACTCTCCGAGTCCCTCAAGAAAAAGGATGAACTTGTACAGAGTTTGGAGGAGAAACTGAAAGAAAGCAATACTCAATTAGAAACCCAAAATTCTGCGACAAAAGAAACCCAAGTTAAACTGGAGGAGGCGCAACAGAGGGAGAAAGCCTTGCAGGAAGAGGCTGCCAAATTAAACGGTGAGCTGCAACAAGTCCAACAGGCCAATGGAGAAGTAAGGGATTCCCTGGTAAAAGTAGAAGAGTTGGTGAAAGTTTTCGAGGAAAAACTCCAAGCCGCCACCGCCCAGTTGGAAGGCCAACAGGCCACAAACAAAGAGCTCCAGGAGTTGCTGGTAAAATCTCAGGAGACGGAGGGTAACCTACAGGGAGAATCTCTGGCAATCACCGAGAAACTACGTCAACTAGAACAGGCCAATGGGGAACTTCAGGAGTCACTGTCCAACAAAGAGAAAAGCCTTAcagattttgaaaataaactCCAAGAAAGTAATTCTCTACTGGAAGGTCAAAAGAAAAGCCACAACGAACTCCAGGATAAGTTGGAAAAGGCTCAGGAAAGGGAAAGAAATCTACAAGAAGAAACCTCGAAATTAGCTGAGCAGCTGAGTCAACTACAGCTTAAGAATGAGGAGCTTCAAAAATCCCTCCAGCAAAAGCAATCGCTTTTGGAAAAAGGCAACGAATTTGACACACAGCTGGCGGAGTATCAGAAAGTCATCGATGAAATGGATGATTCGGCCTCCGTTAAGTCCAAGCTGCTGGAACAGCTGCAAAATAGAGTCGTGGAACTGGAGGCCGCACTCCATAAAGCCAACGAAGCCCAAAAGACTGCTAATCAGGAGACTAAGGAACTGAGGCGCCAGCTGGAATCGCTGGAATCGGAGAAGACCAGGGAGATTTTGACCCTTAAAACTCAGATGAATGGAGCGGGCAGCAGGTCTGGAAAGGGTGATGAACTGGAG TCACTAGACACCGAGACTAGTCTTGCCAAGATAAATTTCCTCAACTCAATCATTGCCGACATGCAACAGAAGAATGATGCTCTCAAGGCCAAAGTCCAGACACTCGAAACCATGCCTATGGACTTTACCAA ACCGCATGCCTTTGATGTGCTGACGAAGCGAAAACCGGCTCCCAGACTTTTCTGCGACATCTGCGACGAGTTTGATCAGCACGAGACGGAGGACTGTCCAATCCAGGCTAGTGAAGATCGGGATTACTCCCCACCACCATCGGAGGCCAATAACAATGAGAAGGAACGCAAGCTGCCTGCACCCAGGAAATACTGCGATTCCTGCGAgg TTTTTGGCCATGATACCAGCGAATGCGCCGATGATGAAACCTTTTAG
- the LOC119548817 gene encoding restin homolog isoform X2 translates to MSDETGDSGGATAPLPSPANADTEPGATASKIPGPSRSNIPTPAASATGIPQPSKMKAPSNFGSTGSVSKIGRPCCNHTTPKSGPPPRDTASMSRESDDNLSSINSAYTDLYQETVRRFTRSSLSPTSDWDRFSPARRSLKSEAGSRTSYDYYLEATGRRRSSDHNSAVLTANTEQFIIGQRVWLGGLRPGQIAYIGETHFAPGEWAGVVLDEPNGKNDGCVSGKRYFQCEPKRGIFSRLTRLTTYPMSGAQTPTSPLAKNSPDRSRTVSPTASIRSSMLRSPGIGGKNGMAVGDRVIVSSGFGSRPGILRYLGETQFAPGNWCGVELDEPSGKNDGAVDDIRYFECKPKYGVFVPIAKVSLSPSSKKTRLSRTGSRESLTSIGTMNSIATTATSRMRMNAQRKSITPVKPILATPKSQYSMQDLLREKQQHVEQLMVERDLDREDAQNQALQLQKNINELKARIVELESALGDERKKSEELQFSVDEAQFCGDEMNAQSQVYKEKIHDLETKITQLVSATPSLQSIPPPPPDDSAFKEEIAKLQEKLNTQQKETESRIAEQLEEEQRLRENVKYLQDQNATLQSELLSKDEALEKFSLSESGLENLRRELALLKEENEKQAEEAQAVFSRKLTEKSELLEKITSELQSLKAVSDSLESERVNKTDECEILQTEVRMRDEQIKELSQQLDELTTQLNVQKADSSALDDMLRLQTAGSDEKSTLLEKTEKELNQFKEEALKNQQEKEQLEKQLTELKQLAEQEKLVREKAETEINQIKLEKVNIEQQLALKETELENFQKKQSETQAHLQENKDLINQKDLKLIESGESLKQLQLQLDEKTKVQDKLLADLEELKKNQETVLIKKDQDLQQLQAKSTELEGSLKSTQEQLEQLQQQAAASGEEGSKNLAKLQEEISQLKAHAEKTQSELKSSQSDVEAKTKQLQLANGSLEEEAKKLVNLQEQITKLKAEVEETQSALSSSHTDVESKTKQLEAANAALEKVNKDYAESRAEASHLQDQVKEITDTLHAELLAERSSSSDLHTKLSKFSDELATGQKELTSKADAWSQEMLQKEKELQELRTQLQDSQDNQTKLKAEGERKEKSLEESIKNLQEQLAKSKAENQELSTGTQETIKELQERLEISNAEIQHKEKMATEDTQKIADLKTLVEAIQVANANISATNEELSTVLEVLQAERSETNHIFELFEMEADMNSERLIEKLTGMKEELKDTHLQLDEQQKKYQDLELKLEQTQQSEQTLQQESLTSKEQLKELQQSLVEVQDSLKQKEELVQKLEGQLKETSTKLEGQSTSSQEVQLKLEEAEKNKKNLQEESAKLIEQLQALQKTQSELSESLKKKDELVQSLEEKLKESNTQLETQNSATKETQVKLEEAQQREKALQEEAAKLNGELQQVQQANGEVRDSLVKVEELVKVFEEKLQAATAQLEGQQATNKELQELLVKSQETEGNLQGESLAITEKLRQLEQANGELQESLSNKEKSLTDFENKLQESNSLLEGQKKSHNELQDKLEKAQERERNLQEETSKLAEQLSQLQLKNEELQKSLQQKQSLLEKGNEFDTQLAEYQKVIDEMDDSASVKSKLLEQLQNRVVELEAALHKANEAQKTANQETKELRRQLESLESEKTREILTLKTQMNGAGSRSGKGDELESLDTETSLAKINFLNSIIADMQQKNDALKAKVQTLETMPMDFTKPHAFDVLTKRKPAPRLFCDICDEFDQHETEDCPIQASEDRDYSPPPSEANNNEKERKLPAPRKYCDSCEVFGHDTSECADDETF, encoded by the exons ATGAGTGATGAGACGGGCGATTCGGGCGGGGCAACAGCCCCACTTCCATCGCCAGCTAATGCGGATACGGAACCAGGAGCTACTGCCTCCAAAATACCAGGTCCAAGCAGATCCAATATTCCCACGCCCGCTGCTTCAGCTACCGGAATCCCGCAGCCCAGCAAAATGAAGGCGCCATCCAATTTCGGATCTACCGGGTCTGTTTCCAAAATCGGAAGACCCTGCTGCAATCACACAACCCCTAAATCTGGGCCACCACCAAGAG acaCCGCCAGCATGAGTCGTGAAAGCGATGACAATTTAAGTTCGATCAATTCGGCTTATACAG ATCTCTATCAAGAGACTGTCAGGCGCTTTACGCGATCTTCGCTCTCACCCACATCCGATTGGGATCGCTTTTCGCCCGCTAGACGTTCGCTAAAATCGGAGGCTGGAAGTCGCACATCTT ATGATTATTATCTAGAGGCCACTGGGCGACGTCGCAGCTCAG ATCACAACAGCGCAGTGCTGACAGCAAATACAGAGCAGTTCATCATTGGCCAGCGGGTTTGGCTTGGTGGCCTTCGTCCCGGACAGATTGCCTACATTGGCGAAACACACTTTGCACCCGGCGAATGGGCGGGCGTGGTCCTGGATGAACCAAATG GTAAAAACGATGGCTGTGTGTCGGGCAAAAGATACTTCCAGTGCGAGCCGAAACGCGGCATTTTCTCACGCCTCACACGTCTTACCACATATCCCATGTCTGGGGCCCAGACACCGACTTCTCCCTTGGCCAAAAACTCCCCGGACAGATCGCGCACAGTCTCCCCAACTGCGAGTATTCGTAGCTCTATGCTTCGCAGTCCAGGCATTGGTGGCA AAAACGGAATGGCTGTGGGCGATCGTGTGATTGTCTCCTCTGGATTTGGCAGTCGTCCTGGTATTTTACGCTATTTGGGTGAGACACAATTCGCTCCTGGCAATTGGTGCGGCGTGGAATTGGATGAGCCAAGCGGCAAGAACGATGGAGCTGTGGATGATATAAG ATACTTCGAGTGCAAGCCCAAGTACGGGGTGTTTGTACCTATAGCGAAGGTTTCGCTATCGCCGTCTTCGAAGAAAACGCGTCTTTCGAGGACCGGATCACGGGAGTCCCTCACCTCGATCGGCACCATGAACAGCATCGCCACCACGGCCACGTCGCGCATGCGCATGAATGCTCAG CGCAAGTCGATCACGCCCGTTAAGCCAATTTTAGCGACGCCGAAAAGCCAATATTCCATGCAG GATCTGCTGCGCGAGAAGCAACAACATGTGGAGCAGCTGATGGTGGAGCGCGATTTGGACCGCGAGGATGCCCAGAATCAGGCGCTGCAGCTGCAGAAGAACATCAACGAG CTAAAGGCAAGAATTGTTGAATTGGAGTCGGCATTGGGAGATGAACGAAAGAAATCGGAAGAGTTGCAGTTCTCTGTAGACGAAGCACAGTTTTGTGGCGATGAAATGAAT GCTCAGTCCCAGGTCTACAAAGAAAAAATCCACGATCTGGAGACGAAAATCACACAGCTGGTGTCCg CCACTCCCAGTCTGCAGAGTATACCACCACCGCCGCCAGATGATAGTGCCTTTAAGGAGGAAATTGCTAAACTGCAGGAAAAGTTAAATACTCAGCAGAAGGAAACGGAATCCCGGATCGCCGAGCAgctggaggaggagcagcgGCTGAGGGAAAATGTAAAGTACCTGCAAGATCAAAATGCCACTCTTCAGTCAGAGCTGCTTTCCAAGGATGAGGCCCTTGAAAAATTCTCCCTCTCAGAAAGTGGACTAGAAAATCTCCGAAGGGAACTTGCGCTGCTCAAGGAAGAAAACGAAAAACAAGCTGAGGAGGCACAAGCTGTTTTCTCTCGAAAACTGACCGAAAAATCGGAACTGCTGGAAAAAATCACCTCCGAATTGCAGAGCCTGAAGGCAGTCTCCGATTCTCTGGAAAGCGAAAGGGTTAACAAAACTGATGAATGCGAGATTCTTCAAACCGAAGTCCGCATGCGGGATGAGCAAATCAAGGAGCTAAGTCAACAACTCGATGAGCTAACCACCCAATTAAATGTACAAAAAGCAGATAGTTCGGCTCTGGATGATATGCTACGGTTGCAAACGGCTGGAAGTGATGAGAAATCGACCCTTTTAGAGAAAACCGAGAAGGAGCTAAATCAATTTAAAGAAGAGGCTTTGAAAAATCAACAGGAAAAAGAGCAACTTGAAAAGCAATTAACTGAATTAAAGCAATTGGCGGAACAAGAAAAACTAGTCAGAGAAAAGGCTGAAACTGAAAtcaatcaaataaaattagaaaaaGTAAACATAGAGCAGCAATTGGCCTTAAAAGAAACTGAACTTGAGAACTTCCAAAAGAAACAGTCTGAAACACAGGCTCATCTTCAGGAAAACAAGGATCTGATTAACCAAAAAGATCTAAAATTAATTGAATCTGGTGAATCCCTTAAACAACTGCAACTTCAACTGGATGAGAAAACTAAAGTTCAAGATAAACTCTTAGCTGACCTGGAAGAGCTGAAGAAAAATCAGGAAactgttttaattaaaaaggatCAGGATCTACAGCAGCTTCAGGCGAAGTCAACTGAGCTCGAAGGATCTCTAAAGTCCACTCAAGAACAATTAGAGCAACTTCAGCAACAGGCAGCCGCATCTGGAGAAGAGGGTTCCAAGAATTTGGCCAAATTGCAGGAAGAGATTAGTCAGCTTAAGGCCCACGCTGAGAAAACTCAATCCGAGCTAAAATCTAGCCAATCGGATGTGGAAGCCAAGACAAAACAATTGCAGTTAGCCAATGGAAGTCTAGAAGAGGAGGCCAAGAAGTTGGTCAATCTGCAGGAACAGATTACCAAACTTAAAGCCGAAGTGGAGGAGACCCAGTCAGCTCTCAGTTCAAGTCATACGGATGTGGAATCCAAAACTAAGCAATTGGAGGCAGCCAATGCTGCTCTTGAAAAAGTCAACAAG GACTACGCGGAATCGCGAGCGGAAGCTTCCCATCTGCAAGATCAGGTCAAGGAGATCACTGATACACTTCATGCTGAGCTACTGGCTGAACGATCCTCCTCCAGCGACCTACATACCAAACTCTCCAAGTTTTCGGATGAATTAGCCACCGGTCAAAAGGAACTGACCAGCAAAGCCGATGCCTGGAGCCAGGAGATGCTGCAGAAGGAAAAGGAACTGCAGGAGTTGCGAACGCAACTTCAAGACAGCCAAGACAACCAGACAAAACTGAAAGCAGAGGGAGAACGGAAGGAGAAATCTCTAGAAGAATCTATCAAGAATCTTCAGGAACAACTAGCCAAGTCTAAGGCGGAAAATCAAGAACTGAGCACTGGCACGCAGGAGACCATCAAGGAGCTTCAGGAGCGTCTGGAAATCAGCAATGCCGAGATTCAACACAAAGAGAAAATGGCCACTGAAGATACGCAGAAGATAGCTGATCTTAAAACGCTTGTGGAAGCCATCCAGGTGGCTAATGCCAACATATCGGCCACCAACGAAGAGCTCTCTACCGTACTGGAAGTGCTTCAAGCGGAAAGGAGTGAAACAAATCACATATTCGAGCTTTTTGAAATGGAGGCAGATATGAACTCAGAGCGACTAATCGAAAAACTAACTGGTATGAAGGAGGAGCTGAAGGATACCCATCTTCAACTGGATGAGCAGCAGAAAAAGTACCAGGACCTGGAGTTGAAACTAGAGCAAACGCAGCAAAGTGAGCAGACTTTGCAACAGGAATCCTTGACTTCCAAGGAGCAACTAAAGGAACTACAACAGTCCCTCGTAGAAGTTCAAGACTCTCTTAAGCAAAAAGAGGAACTTGTCCAGAAATTGGAAGGTCAGCTTAAGGAAACCAGTACCAAATTAGAAGGTCAATCAACTTCCTCTCAGGAAGTCCAACTAAAACTTGAAGAAGCTGAGAAGAATAAAAAGAACTTACAAGAGGAGAGTGCCAAATTAATCGAACAACTGCAGGCGCTACAAAAAACCCAGTCGGAACTCTCCGAGTCCCTCAAGAAAAAGGATGAACTTGTACAGAGTTTGGAGGAGAAACTGAAAGAAAGCAATACTCAATTAGAAACCCAAAATTCTGCGACAAAAGAAACCCAAGTTAAACTGGAGGAGGCGCAACAGAGGGAGAAAGCCTTGCAGGAAGAGGCTGCCAAATTAAACGGTGAGCTGCAACAAGTCCAACAGGCCAATGGAGAAGTAAGGGATTCCCTGGTAAAAGTAGAAGAGTTGGTGAAAGTTTTCGAGGAAAAACTCCAAGCCGCCACCGCCCAGTTGGAAGGCCAACAGGCCACAAACAAAGAGCTCCAGGAGTTGCTGGTAAAATCTCAGGAGACGGAGGGTAACCTACAGGGAGAATCTCTGGCAATCACCGAGAAACTACGTCAACTAGAACAGGCCAATGGGGAACTTCAGGAGTCACTGTCCAACAAAGAGAAAAGCCTTAcagattttgaaaataaactCCAAGAAAGTAATTCTCTACTGGAAGGTCAAAAGAAAAGCCACAACGAACTCCAGGATAAGTTGGAAAAGGCTCAGGAAAGGGAAAGAAATCTACAAGAAGAAACCTCGAAATTAGCTGAGCAGCTGAGTCAACTACAGCTTAAGAATGAGGAGCTTCAAAAATCCCTCCAGCAAAAGCAATCGCTTTTGGAAAAAGGCAACGAATTTGACACACAGCTGGCGGAGTATCAGAAAGTCATCGATGAAATGGATGATTCGGCCTCCGTTAAGTCCAAGCTGCTGGAACAGCTGCAAAATAGAGTCGTGGAACTGGAGGCCGCACTCCATAAAGCCAACGAAGCCCAAAAGACTGCTAATCAGGAGACTAAGGAACTGAGGCGCCAGCTGGAATCGCTGGAATCGGAGAAGACCAGGGAGATTTTGACCCTTAAAACTCAGATGAATGGAGCGGGCAGCAGGTCTGGAAAGGGTGATGAACTGGAG TCACTAGACACCGAGACTAGTCTTGCCAAGATAAATTTCCTCAACTCAATCATTGCCGACATGCAACAGAAGAATGATGCTCTCAAGGCCAAAGTCCAGACACTCGAAACCATGCCTATGGACTTTACCAA ACCGCATGCCTTTGATGTGCTGACGAAGCGAAAACCGGCTCCCAGACTTTTCTGCGACATCTGCGACGAGTTTGATCAGCACGAGACGGAGGACTGTCCAATCCAGGCTAGTGAAGATCGGGATTACTCCCCACCACCATCGGAGGCCAATAACAATGAGAAGGAACGCAAGCTGCCTGCACCCAGGAAATACTGCGATTCCTGCGAgg TTTTTGGCCATGATACCAGCGAATGCGCCGATGATGAAACCTTTTAG